A window of Panicum virgatum strain AP13 chromosome 8K, P.virgatum_v5, whole genome shotgun sequence contains these coding sequences:
- the LOC120643822 gene encoding uncharacterized protein LOC120643822, with amino-acid sequence MEQAESFCSRTNPREQLYEDCIQSQMPMRQTSIEVEGRIAGDKAPINQLWTETSTAALQELEEAINSMRDGIATIRSWCDRMSGKLDEVEGKLAQNKKRKSIWLQEDSPNTDQVVNLTETSGEDVLATLKSAKGEDKAHQRER; translated from the exons ATGGAACAAGCTGAATCTTTTTGCTCGCGCACGAACCCAAGGGAACAG CTATACGAGGACTGCATCCAATCACAGATGCCCATGCGACAAACCTCCATAGAAGTGGAAGGCCGCATAGCAGGGGACAAG GCACCTATCAACCAGCTTTGGACTGAGACCTCGACCGCAGCCCTGCAAGAGCTGGAAGAAGCAATCAACAGCATGCGTGACGGCATTGCAACCATCCGGTCATGGTGTGACAGGATGAGTGGGAAACTGGATGAGGTTGAAGGGAAGCTGGCCCAAAACAAGAAACGGAAATCCATTTGGCTGCAGGAAGATTCGCCAAATACTGACCAAGTTGTTAATCTCACTGAGACAAGTGGAGAAGATGTGCTGGCCACGCTAAAATCAGCAAAGGGGGAGGACAAGGCACACCAAAGGGAGAGGTAA
- the LOC120643821 gene encoding uncharacterized protein LOC120643821, whose translation MATKQELSSIWVDVKGRLPVKITGNQIKQGILKPVEIDSFILGGTIRLLREFERNMMAHRANIAARHYIPPEWTSYVTQPNYEGHISLQYFKSSPIGYDLSTCTLLLAPVRVGQGWSCYALNIESRTLTVMDPLLKEEGGTIRTKWHEMTARKVLQEAMRCFDCVRRVATEENTRWKVTIQMMPEEKCSVWDTGIYTITCMRWYAPEVNVSIVTLDERTAYETRKQLAHDLIHMECNRAHLPHRLPTPPQ comes from the exons ATGGCAACAAAACAAGAACTTAGCAG CATTTGGGTCGACGTCAAGGGGAGGCTGCCAGTTAAAATCACTGGAAACCAGATTAAGCAGGGGATCCTTAAACCGGTCGAGATTGACAGCTTCATTTTGGGAGGTACTATCCGCTTGCTCAGGGAATTCGAGAGGAACATGATGGCCCACAGAGCCAATATCGCTGCAAGGCACTACATCCCGCCCGAATGGACT TCATATGTAACACAGCCAAACTACGAAGGCCACATCTCCCTGCAGTACTTCAAAAGCAGCCCTATAGGATATGATCTAAGCACATGCACACTG CTACTGGCACCCGTTCGCGTCGGCCAAGGCTGGTCATGCTACGCCCTCAACATCGAAAGCAGGACCCTCACCGTGATGGACCCTTTGCTTAAGGAAGAAGGGGGGACCATCCGCACCAAGTGGCATGAGATGACAGCTAGGAAGGTGCTCCAAGAAGCAATGAGATGCTTCGACTGCGTCAGGAGGGTCGCAACCGAAGAAAACACCAGGTGGAAAGTAACCATACAAATGATGCCAGAAGAAAAGTGCTCGGT ATGGGACACCGGGATCTATACGATCACATGCATGCGGTGGTACGCACCGGAAGTTAATGTCAGTATCGTGACGCTGGACGAG CGCACGGCATACGAAACTAGGAAGCAACTGGCGCACGACCTGATCCACATGGAGTGCAACCGTGCCCACCTGCCGCACAGACTTCCAACCCCACCACAATGA
- the LOC120645389 gene encoding protein FAR1-RELATED SEQUENCE 5-like, whose protein sequence is MSKTLGLFTSMRERDPAMVIRMQLDDEKRIKSLFWCHGSSRFNYSCFGDAITFDTTYRTNLYNLPFGLFVGANHPFQTIIFGAVLLTEEATDAFQWTFRTFVEAMDGQHPRTILTDQCLAMKTAIATELPTSRHHWCKWHVLKKAKESLGGIYSKSSAFKKQLHELVAEIVSIPEFETRWAQLVEDHGLRENEFLDRAYSNREMWAKPYFTETFCAGMTSTQRSESANHLLKTYIPRSAPMHLFVSQYNRMIADREADEGKEEHATKQVLVHHGFTKIPPGILLKRWTRETKAFGDPKLAAVISAQQATDLDFSGMHTLLYAAVMELVGLASTSRPAFEIGMQTLSRGKQAITSLTLVANAGPVAPAAAADALDADTGADAELGGAAAPPRARSRGRPAKSRMKSAVESPGAMKGKDTRAGVAVRQSKRLKQILEVDVAAGKCRLCGSSDHFASACPENIVADPKSAAAWKCKVCGEEGHYRSTCGRVSTYHGGKGK, encoded by the exons ATGAGTAAGACACTGGGTCTTTTCACTTCCATGAGGGAACGTGACCCTGCAATGGTTATTAGGATGCAATTGGACGATGAAAAGCGGATCAAATCTCTGTTCTGGTGCCACGGGTCTAGCCGTTTCAACTACTCTTGCTTTGGTGACGCTATCACTTTTGATACAACCTACCGCACCAATTTGTACAACCTTCCTTTTGGTTTGTTCGTGGGTGCTAATCATCCTTTCCAGACCATTATATTTGGAGCAGTTCTGCTCACGGAGGAGGCGACGGATGCATTTCAGTGGACTTTCCGGACTTTTGTTGAGGCTATGGACGGACAACATCCTAGGACGATTCTGACAG ACCAGTGCCTGGCTATGAAAACTGCGATTGCTACGGAGCTACCAACCAGTAGGCACCATTGGTGCAAGTGGCACGTGTTGAAAAAAGCTAAAGAGTCGCTAGGAGGCATTTACAGTAAGAGCTCTGCCTTTAAGAAGCAATTGCATGAGCTGGTTGCTGAGATAGTTTCTATCCCAGAGTTTGAGACACGATGGGCTCAGTTAGTAGAGGATCATGGTCTTAGGGAGAACGAGTTTCTTGACCGCGCTTACTCTAATCGGGAAATGTGGGCTAAGCCCTATTTCACCGAGACTTTCTGTGCGGGGATGACTAGTACTCAACGTAGCGAGAGCGCTAATCATCTGCTGAAGACCTATATACCTCGGTCGGCTCCCATGCATCTTTTTGTTTCACAGTACAACAGGATGATCGCTGATCGTGAGGCCGACGAAGGAAAGGAGGAGCACGCCACAAAGCAG GTTCTGGTCCATCATGGCTTTACTAAGATTCCTCCTGGTATTTTGCTGAAGCGATGGACTAGGGAAACCAAGGCTTTTGGTGATCCAAAGCTGGCAGCAGTTATCTCAGCGCAGCAAGCTACTGATCTTGATTTTTCTGGTATGCACACTTTACTGTATGCTGCCGTGATGGAGCTCGTTGGTCTTGCATCCACGTCAAGGCCAGCTTTTGAAATTGGGATGCAGACTTTGTCCCGTGGGAAACAAGCCATTACTTCTTTGACGTTGGTTGCAAATGCGGGACCTGTTGCTCCAGCTGCTGCAGCTGACGCCCTGGACGCCGATACGGGTGCAGATGCCGAGCTTGGCGGTGCAGCTGCACCGCCACGTGCTCGTTCTCGCGGGAGGCCTGCAAAGTCTCGCATGAAGTCTGCTGTGGAAAGCCCTGGTGCCATGAAGGGCAAGGATACCAGGGCCGGTGTGGCTGTTCGCCAGTCAAAGAGACTGAAGCAGATCCTTGAAGTTGATGTTGCTGCCGGTAAATGCAGGTTATGTGGTTCTAGTGATCACTTTGCTAGTGCTTGCCCGGAAAACATTGTTGCAGATCCCAAATCTGCGGCTGCCTGGAAGTGCAAGGTGTGCGGTGAAGAAGGCCATTACAGAAGTACCTGTGGGCGCGTCTCAACGTACCATGGAGGCAAGGGGAAATGA